One Marinifilum sp. JC120 DNA segment encodes these proteins:
- a CDS encoding XRE family transcriptional regulator has product MAHDNKMVNIKWGCDNKKNYIVHHMSKKIDPEAARIWGVILKNIRTLRSDGSTLDQIGRLLGVGRDTVSRWLREERGGERTPVADVLRYMNALSIHPNEIFGEAAYPPPSDIDLHVARILKGTADAQSWSYTELAEQTGIELDVVENSLEGRQAFTAELLFKICKTLSQDLSAVIERAAALAESSSGIHREKRAAS; this is encoded by the coding sequence TTGGCACATGACAACAAAATGGTCAACATAAAATGGGGGTGTGACAACAAAAAAAATTATATCGTGCATCACATGAGTAAAAAAATTGATCCTGAAGCAGCTCGTATTTGGGGCGTAATACTAAAGAATATAAGAACCTTGAGAAGTGACGGCTCAACTCTTGATCAAATAGGACGGTTGTTAGGTGTTGGACGGGACACGGTATCACGCTGGCTTAGAGAGGAGAGAGGAGGGGAGCGTACTCCTGTAGCAGACGTTCTTAGGTATATGAATGCTCTTTCCATCCATCCCAATGAAATTTTTGGCGAAGCTGCATACCCTCCTCCTTCAGACATCGATTTGCATGTTGCTAGAATACTAAAGGGAACGGCTGATGCTCAATCGTGGTCATATACTGAGCTGGCAGAGCAGACCGGCATTGAATTAGACGTAGTTGAAAATTCTTTAGAAGGTAGACAGGCTTTTACTGCCGAATTGTTGTTTAAGATCTGTAAGACCCTTTCTCAAGACTTGTCTGCTGTCATCGAAAGAGCTGCTGCACTTGCAGAGTCTTCATCTGGAATTCACCGAGAGAAAAGGGCTGCCAGTTAG